One genomic segment of Myxococcales bacterium includes these proteins:
- the dapF gene encoding diaminopimelate epimerase, with protein sequence MRFDKYQGLGNDFIVVDADRTDAISPERAQALCDRHFGIGADGVLLVERPVSAGARARMVVLNADGTRPEMCGNGIRCVALHLARADGSPAASYVIDTDAGPLLCEVERKGDSGFVRVGMGRGQVLPDVSVELDGRRVVLSRVSMGNPHAVSFDEPLDAAHADRLGPLVSGQIAGGSNVELTRARADGAFDLVVWERGVGRTLACGTGAAAAAVAAVRSGRASYGAAVGMHLPGGKLEIAVAEGTLEVSMRGPARRVFSGETSD encoded by the coding sequence GTGAGGTTCGACAAATACCAGGGGCTCGGGAACGACTTCATCGTCGTCGACGCGGATCGGACCGACGCGATCAGCCCGGAACGCGCACAAGCCTTGTGTGATCGCCATTTCGGAATCGGCGCGGACGGAGTGCTCCTGGTCGAGCGACCCGTCAGCGCGGGCGCCCGCGCTCGCATGGTGGTGCTGAACGCGGACGGCACGCGCCCGGAAATGTGCGGCAACGGGATCCGTTGCGTCGCGCTACACCTTGCCCGGGCCGACGGCTCGCCGGCGGCGAGTTACGTCATTGATACCGATGCGGGGCCGCTCTTGTGCGAGGTGGAGCGCAAAGGTGACTCGGGGTTCGTCCGCGTCGGCATGGGCCGAGGGCAGGTCTTGCCAGACGTGAGCGTGGAGCTCGATGGCAGGCGGGTGGTCCTCAGTCGGGTGTCGATGGGTAATCCCCACGCCGTGAGCTTCGACGAGCCCCTCGATGCAGCGCACGCGGATCGTCTCGGGCCTCTGGTCTCGGGTCAGATCGCTGGCGGGTCGAACGTGGAGCTGACCCGGGCGAGAGCGGATGGCGCCTTCGATCTCGTCGTCTGGGAGCGCGGTGTCGGGCGAACCTTGGCCTGCGGGACTGGCGCCGCGGCCGCGGCTGTCGCTGCGGTTCGCTCTGGCCGGGCCAGCTACGGCGCGGCGGTGGGCATGCATCTGCCGGGCGGGAAGCTCGAGATCGCGGTGGCGGAGGGAACACTCGAAGTGAGCATGCGCGGCCCGGCTCGTCGGGTGTTCAGCGGAGAGACGAGTGATTGA
- a CDS encoding DUF167 domain-containing protein, whose protein sequence is MCALPEQSGKGLGWWCVDALEIEPTDAGVRLRVWVKPRASRSRVCGIRQGNLEVAVAAPPVDGQANQELCAFVAKQLGVAKSAVRLVAGEGSRTKTLAIDGVDATLLRQKLSQPGGRP, encoded by the coding sequence GAGTGGAAAGGGGCTAGGCTGGTGGTGCGTGGACGCCCTCGAGATTGAACCAACGGACGCCGGCGTCAGGCTGCGAGTTTGGGTCAAACCGCGGGCCTCCCGCAGCCGCGTGTGTGGGATCCGTCAGGGCAATCTCGAGGTCGCGGTCGCAGCGCCCCCGGTGGATGGGCAGGCGAATCAGGAGCTGTGCGCGTTCGTCGCAAAACAGCTCGGTGTGGCCAAGAGTGCGGTCCGCTTGGTCGCCGGCGAAGGGTCCCGGACGAAGACCCTGGCAATCGACGGAGTCGACGCCACACTGCTCAGGCAGAAACTTTCGCAACCAGGCGGGCGGCCGTGA
- a CDS encoding isocitrate/isopropylmalate dehydrogenase family protein: protein MPDKKKKKIAIIGGDGIGPEVTREATRLLESYASRGLPIDLWQLDLGADRFLRDGTTLPKEIFIAIQRECAAVLLGALGDPRVPTMEHARDILFGMRFGLDLYANIRPVKSLADRLVPLKGRGKQDVDFVVFRENTEGVYVGVGGQVKRGTPDEIAINEDINTRKGVERIVRAAFEFARTHGRKKVHMADKSNAMRHAHELWLRVFDEVRREYPEIQANHVYIDALCLYLVQDPSQFDVVVTNNLFGDIITDLGAAFQGGLGMAASANVHPAVPGKVGLFEPVHGSAPPLAGKSLANPFAALLTVGMLLAHLGWPEEERRIEGAVADALEAGKCTKDVGGSLSTEEAAQAVLERLAQA from the coding sequence GTGCCCGACAAGAAGAAGAAGAAGATCGCGATCATCGGCGGGGACGGCATTGGGCCAGAGGTAACGCGCGAAGCCACTCGACTGCTCGAGTCCTACGCCTCTCGCGGACTCCCCATCGATCTGTGGCAGCTCGATCTGGGGGCGGACCGTTTCCTGCGCGACGGGACGACGCTGCCGAAGGAGATCTTCATCGCCATCCAGCGCGAGTGCGCGGCAGTGCTGCTCGGGGCACTGGGTGATCCTCGGGTGCCGACCATGGAGCATGCCCGGGACATCCTGTTCGGCATGCGCTTCGGGCTCGACCTCTACGCGAACATCAGGCCGGTGAAGTCGCTGGCAGACCGACTCGTTCCGCTGAAGGGGCGCGGCAAGCAGGACGTCGACTTCGTCGTCTTTCGCGAGAACACCGAGGGTGTGTACGTCGGCGTGGGCGGGCAGGTGAAGCGCGGTACGCCCGACGAAATTGCCATCAACGAGGACATCAACACGCGCAAGGGCGTCGAGCGGATCGTGCGAGCCGCGTTCGAATTCGCACGCACCCATGGCCGCAAGAAGGTCCACATGGCGGACAAGTCGAACGCAATGCGCCACGCCCATGAGCTCTGGCTCCGGGTCTTCGACGAAGTTCGGCGCGAATATCCCGAGATCCAAGCCAACCACGTCTACATCGACGCCCTCTGCCTGTACCTGGTGCAGGACCCGAGCCAGTTCGACGTGGTGGTGACCAACAACCTGTTCGGCGACATCATCACCGACCTTGGTGCAGCATTTCAGGGCGGGTTGGGCATGGCGGCGAGCGCAAACGTGCACCCCGCGGTTCCAGGGAAGGTCGGCCTGTTCGAGCCCGTGCACGGGTCAGCGCCACCGCTTGCGGGGAAAAGCCTCGCCAACCCGTTCGCGGCGCTGCTGACGGTCGGCATGCTCCTGGCGCACCTGGGCTGGCCCGAGGAGGAGCGGCGCATCGAAGGCGCCGTCGCGGACGCCCTGGAGGCCGGGAAGTGCACCAAGGACGTCGGAGGGTCGCTCAGCACGGAAGAAGCGGCCCAGGCGGTGCTCGAGCGGCTGGCTCAGGCCTGA